A single Anopheles arabiensis isolate DONGOLA chromosome 2, AaraD3, whole genome shotgun sequence DNA region contains:
- the LOC120898256 gene encoding innexin shaking-B isoform X6, translating into MLDIFRGLKSLVKISHVNTDSPVFRLHYSITVIILMSFSLIVTTRQYVGNPIDCVHTKDIPADVLNTYCWIHSTFALKSLFLKEVGKDVPYPGVGNSAEATAADKKIYKYYQWVCFCLFFQAILFYTPRWLWKSWEGGKIHALMMDLDIGICSEIEKKQKKKLLLDYLWDNLRYHNWWAYRYYVCEFLSLCNVIGQMFLMNRFFDGEFMTFGLDVITHMEADQEDRMDPMIYIFPRMTKCTFYKYGVSGEVERHDAICILPLNVVNEKIYIFLWFWFIILTILTTLTIFYRIIIIFSPRMRVYLLRLRFRLVRRDAIEIIVRRSKMGDWFLLYRLGENLDSIIFRDVMQDLANRLHNNQHHRVPGMKGEIQDA; encoded by the exons ATGTTGGATATCTTCCGTGGCCTGAAGAGTCTCGTCAAGATCAGCCATGTAAATACCGACTCGCCCGTGTTCCGCCTGCACTACTCGATCACCGTGATCATACTGATGTCGTTCTCGCTGATCGTCACCACGCGCCAATACGTCGGCAACCCGATCGACTGTGTGCACACGAAGGACATACCGGCGGACGTGCTCAATACGTACTGCTGGATCCACTCGACCTTCGCCCTCAAGAGCCTGTTCCTGAAGGAGGTCGGCAAGGATGTGCCGTACCCGGGCGTCGGCAACTCGGCCGAGGCTACCGCGGCGGACAAGAAAATTTACAAATACTATCAGTGGGTCTGTTTCTGTCTCTTCTTCCAG GCCATACTTTTTTACACACCAAGATGGCTCTGGAAATCGTGGGAAGGAGGAAAAATACATGCGCTTATGATGGACCTAGACATAGGCATCTGTtccgaaatcgaaaaaaagcaaaagaaaaagctaCTTCTTGACTACCTATGGGATAACCTAAG ATATCACAATTGGTGGGCTTACAGATACTATGTTTGCGAATTTTTATCACTGTGCAATGTGATAG GCCAAATGTTTCTAATGAATCGATTCTTCGACGGAGAGTTCATGACGTTTGGGCTCGATGTAATAACGCACATGGAGGCTGACCAGGAAGATAGGATGGATCCGATGATCTACATTTTCCCCAGAATGACCAAATGTACATTCTACAAATATGGTGTCAGCGGAGAA GTTGAACGACACGATGCCATATGTATTCTGCCACTGAATGTTGTAAACGAAAAGATTTACATCTTTCTATGGTTTTGGTTCATCATTTTAACGATACTAACCACGTTAACGATATTTTATcgaattattataattttttctcCACGAATGCGAGTCTATTTATTGCGATTAAGGTTTAG GTTAGTTCGTCGAGATGCTATTGAAATCATAGTAAGACGTTCTAAAATGGGCGATTGGTTTTTATTATATAGATTAGGAGAAAATTTAGATAGTATTATATTTCGTGATGTTATGCAAGATTTAGCGAATCGTCTACATAATAACCAACACCATCGTGTACCTGGTATGAAAGGTGAAATACAGGATGCATGA
- the LOC120898256 gene encoding innexin shaking-B isoform X5, whose protein sequence is MLDIFRGLKSLVKISHVNTDSPVFRLHYSITVIILMSFSLIVTTRQYVGNPIDCVHTKDIPADVLNTYCWIHSTFALKSLFLKEVGKDVPYPGVGNSAEATAADKKIYKYYQWVCFCLFFQAILFYTPRWLWKSWEGGKIHALMMDLDIGICSEIEKKQKKKLLLDYLWDNLRYHNWWAYRYYVCEFLSLCNVIGQMFLMNRFFDGEFMTFGLDVITHMEADQEDRMDPMIYIFPRMTKCTFYKYGVSGEVERHDAICILPLNVVNEKIYIFLWFWFIILTILTTLTIFYRIIIIFSPRMRVYLLRLRFRLVRRDAIEIIVRRSKMGDWFLLYRLGENLDSIIFRDVMQDLANRLHNNQHHRVPGMKDVDKIEYGFGVNLF, encoded by the exons ATGTTGGATATCTTCCGTGGCCTGAAGAGTCTCGTCAAGATCAGCCATGTAAATACCGACTCGCCCGTGTTCCGCCTGCACTACTCGATCACCGTGATCATACTGATGTCGTTCTCGCTGATCGTCACCACGCGCCAATACGTCGGCAACCCGATCGACTGTGTGCACACGAAGGACATACCGGCGGACGTGCTCAATACGTACTGCTGGATCCACTCGACCTTCGCCCTCAAGAGCCTGTTCCTGAAGGAGGTCGGCAAGGATGTGCCGTACCCGGGCGTCGGCAACTCGGCCGAGGCTACCGCGGCGGACAAGAAAATTTACAAATACTATCAGTGGGTCTGTTTCTGTCTCTTCTTCCAG GCCATACTTTTTTACACACCAAGATGGCTCTGGAAATCGTGGGAAGGAGGAAAAATACATGCGCTTATGATGGACCTAGACATAGGCATCTGTtccgaaatcgaaaaaaagcaaaagaaaaagctaCTTCTTGACTACCTATGGGATAACCTAAG ATATCACAATTGGTGGGCTTACAGATACTATGTTTGCGAATTTTTATCACTGTGCAATGTGATAG GCCAAATGTTTCTAATGAATCGATTCTTCGACGGAGAGTTCATGACGTTTGGGCTCGATGTAATAACGCACATGGAGGCTGACCAGGAAGATAGGATGGATCCGATGATCTACATTTTCCCCAGAATGACCAAATGTACATTCTACAAATATGGTGTCAGCGGAGAA GTTGAACGACACGATGCCATATGTATTCTGCCACTGAATGTTGTAAACGAAAAGATTTACATCTTTCTATGGTTTTGGTTCATCATTTTAACGATACTAACCACGTTAACGATATTTTATcgaattattataattttttctcCACGAATGCGAGTCTATTTATTGCGATTAAGGTTTAG GTTAGTTCGTCGAGATGCTATTGAAATCATAGTAAGACGTTCTAAAATGGGCGATTGGTTTTTATTATATAGATTAGGAGAAAATTTAGATAGTATTATATTTCGTGATGTTATGCAAGATTTAGCGAATCGTCTACATAATAACCAACACCATCGTGTACCTGGTATGAAAG ATGTCGACAAAATTGAGTACGGCTTCGGTgttaatttgttttga
- the LOC120898256 gene encoding innexin shaking-B isoform X4 translates to MEFLRGVYAFMQVSRSSVNHVKTDSSIFRLHTNATVILLVTFSIAVTTRQYVGNPIDCVHTRDIPEDVLNTYCWIHSTYTVVDAFMKKQGQEVPFPGVDNSQRSGALTIRHTKYYQWVAFTLFFQAILFYTPRWLWKSWEGGKIHALMMDLDIGICSEIEKKQKKKLLLDYLWDNLRYHNWWAYRYYVCEFLSLCNVIGQMFLMNRFFDGEFMTFGLDVITHMEADQEDRMDPMIYIFPRMTKCTFYKYGVSGEVERHDAICILPLNVVNEKIYIFLWFWFIILTILTTLTIFYRIIIIFSPRMRVYLLRLRFRLVRRDAIEIIVRRSKMGDWFLLYRLGENLDSIIFRDVMQDLANRLHNNQHHRVPGMKDVDKIEYGFGVNLF, encoded by the exons ATGGAGTTTTTAAGAGGCGTTTATGCATTTATGCAAGTGAGTAGGTCATCG GTAAACCATGTAAAGACAGATTCTTCAATTTTTCGACTACACACCAATGCAACGGTTATCCTCTTGGTAACGTTCTCGATCGCAGTTACAACAAGACAGTACGTCGGAAACCCAATAGACTGTGTACACACTCG AGATATTCCAGAGGACGTCTTGAACACCTACTGCTGGATACACTCAACCTACACTGTGGTGGATGCATTTATGAAAAAGCAAGGCCAGGAAGTACCGTTTCCTGGGGTCGACAATTCACAACGAAGCGGCGCACTAACGATACGACACACTAAATACTACCAATGGGTAGCATTTACGCTGTTTTTTCAG GCCATACTTTTTTACACACCAAGATGGCTCTGGAAATCGTGGGAAGGAGGAAAAATACATGCGCTTATGATGGACCTAGACATAGGCATCTGTtccgaaatcgaaaaaaagcaaaagaaaaagctaCTTCTTGACTACCTATGGGATAACCTAAG ATATCACAATTGGTGGGCTTACAGATACTATGTTTGCGAATTTTTATCACTGTGCAATGTGATAG GCCAAATGTTTCTAATGAATCGATTCTTCGACGGAGAGTTCATGACGTTTGGGCTCGATGTAATAACGCACATGGAGGCTGACCAGGAAGATAGGATGGATCCGATGATCTACATTTTCCCCAGAATGACCAAATGTACATTCTACAAATATGGTGTCAGCGGAGAA GTTGAACGACACGATGCCATATGTATTCTGCCACTGAATGTTGTAAACGAAAAGATTTACATCTTTCTATGGTTTTGGTTCATCATTTTAACGATACTAACCACGTTAACGATATTTTATcgaattattataattttttctcCACGAATGCGAGTCTATTTATTGCGATTAAGGTTTAG GTTAGTTCGTCGAGATGCTATTGAAATCATAGTAAGACGTTCTAAAATGGGCGATTGGTTTTTATTATATAGATTAGGAGAAAATTTAGATAGTATTATATTTCGTGATGTTATGCAAGATTTAGCGAATCGTCTACATAATAACCAACACCATCGTGTACCTGGTATGAAAG ATGTCGACAAAATTGAGTACGGCTTCGGTgttaatttgttttga